Within Scomber japonicus isolate fScoJap1 chromosome 18, fScoJap1.pri, whole genome shotgun sequence, the genomic segment GGCATCAGCTGTAGAGGATTGAGCCTCATTCAGAATTAGGTTACATTATACATTCAAGATGGACTATACTAGTAGAATTTACTATTACATTCTATGGACGACAGATATAGTTGAGTTGCTGTTTTATCGGCGCTATGAGTAACTTACCATTAATTTAAGAGTTAAGTCATGTTAAACCTCTCATATTAATAATGGATCATATTGTATTGAACTACTCACACACAATTATTGCCTGATTCTGCAGTTTCCTTCAGATCTTCGGAGCATTTTAGTAACTTGGGTTGCTTTAGCCTTGGTTGCTCAAATGTAACTTTTGATTGAGTCTCACGGCTCTCAttcgttttgttttttgtttttttgcaactTTCTGATGAACATAGCGcagcatttagctgctaaagagacagatattttactcaggagttggtggagactaaaatagagctaaaaaaaaaagacttacatCCACAAGGTGGCGAGAAACAAAACTTGAAATGGAAGCTAATATTGCTCTGCTGGCTGCTGAATGTATAAGTAGGCAACTGAGTGTTAACATATTCACTGTATAAGGTGTTGTTGTATAATATGTTCATGTTGTGTGTTCCAGTTTTtccaaaatatccaaaaattaATGAGCACAGCTTTAAGAATCTACTTCATTCAAATCCTTTAAATAACTGTTCCGTGATCATATAACTGGGAGAGATTCCTTTTAAATTTTGAGTAACATTACACTAAATCAAATTTGGGAACATTATAAGATTGAATATAATCTAATACTAGAAGAGTGGCAAAAGAAGTTGGCCACTCCATAAGCTCTTAAAGCCATTATGCAGCATTTTCCTTATTGTCAACAATCCACGAAAAGAACAAACTCTTAGTATGTTCTgacttccctttcctttcttgtctgTGCCATTGCAGACTTAAACCCATTTGTTCTCAGTGAAGACATAAACCTTTAAAAATGCATCAGAAAtatggtttcattttttaaaatggctCAGTAATTTCCAAAACAGCCAGGCACTGTAGTTTTTGGCAAACAGGCGGAAATAGTGTAGAATAACACTTGGTGGTCACCCAGTTCAACATGTGGCTCACTGGTTTTAGGACAATAATGGAGCTCAGAGGAATAAGATGATGTTACTTAGTGTTGGTTTTCAGTGTGTTAGCaatgattaaaatattaaacGTTGCCAGTTTTGTACTTTAAAGCAGATCCTAGTTATAGGTTAATAGAACTGGAAGATTGTCAGTTTGGTGATCAGATTACAAATTTGAACCAAAATAAATTCTGTAAAAGACTAAATGAACTGATTTTATTCTGTGTCCATTActttttctcctccatccatctcaTATctcttctatttcttttttcttttgacacGTTCCCACTAGCTACTGTATATGAGCTCTGGACAGTAACTCATCTCCCTTTTTACACAGGATGACAAATTGCCTCCAGACTAACAAATCAATGTGActgtttaaacacatttatatatatgtgtgtgtgtgtgtgtgtgtgtgtgtgtgtgtgtgtgtgtgtgtgtgtgtgtgtgtgtgtgtgtgtgtgtgtgtgtgtgtgtgtaaaactgtGTTGGTTAGTAAATCGGTGTTCTTGAATGTACACTGATTCAATTCATGGTTCCTCATGTGACACCCTATAAAACTTTAGAGTGCATAACTGGTGCAGCCAGAATAAAACTGACTGCTTTGGTGAATGTGATAAATATTCCATGCAATTCAAACTGATTTAAGAGGAATAACTCCATGTTTATCAAATTCTATTCCAGTCCCAGCACTTCAATTTGGAAAGCGTTGTATACTGGACCTGCTGAGCCTGAACGCCAAACAGAACCTTCAATTTTCAGACTTGCACCATTGAGTTTTAAGAGAGCAATAATTTGCTTCCATGTTGCACCTCTTTTCAATCCTGCCAACTGACCGCTTCACCTTTACCAGTCTGTGTTGGAGGCGgggaggaaaataaagaaaacaaaacaaaaggaaaaaaaacaagaaagaaagaaaatctgaCGACTTAGCAAAGATTGTGCCACTAAATAACAGCATTGACACGGCGAGGAGGGTGTGCCCGACGCTCGCAGAGGTGAAAtcagggaggggaggaatgTTGGCTGCAGATGAAAGCGGGAGCGCAGGCTGGGATGTGTAATAACTCTCCACACATCAGCCTGTTGGTATAATAAGCCGGATCCTAGAGGCAGGAGAGGAGAAACGATGTAGAAACATGCCAAAACATCTCtcagtctggtgtgtgtgtgtctgtgtgtgtctgtgtgactgtgtgtgtgtgtgtgtgtgtgttccccccccttctttctgtctgtctgtctctgtctttctctctttgtctacAATATGTTcaaattgttattttttctaGTTGGCAAGATACAACTTCTGCTGTCAAAGCTACACACAACTTAACAGTGATGAGCAACGTTGTTCCATTGACGTTCATTGACTCATTCATCCTCCACTTTGGAATCAGTTAGCTGCTTCAAATGGAGACATTAGCATTTTAGAAAATTaaatctcatctctctctctctgagtgtgtgtgtgtgtgtgtgtgtgtgtgtgtgtgtgtgtgtgtgtgtgtgtgtgtgtgatcctcaTACAGGCCGGAGTAACAGCGCAGCCTTCACATAGTTCTGTCAAATTTAAGATAAGTGATTAAAGAGGGACCCGCGGGCCTCAGGGgccaatatttttaaaaaagacatccGGATAACCTTCTAGCTGACATAAAGAAATCATTCAGGAGCATCAGTAGTAGTggaggaagtattcagatcttttacttgagtaaaagcaTCAGTACAACACTGTAAGAATACTCActtaaaagtaaaagtcctgcatttaaaagtagagAAGGAGTAAAGAGTGCACACATGAAAGAGAAACTGCCTGTGTgagtgttatattattatttatgaaatTATTAGATTGCTAATATTGGTGCATCATACTGCctctttttaaacactttatatTATGAGGTAGATTAGTCTTTAAGGGTCTAGACTCAGGATCAAGGCCCTTTAAAACTGGCATGAGATAAATCTGAGAGGTCGTGAAAAGGAGTCTTTCTCACAAATATACTCCATTTTTGTACTTTTCTATaatctttactttttaaaactgaaatattggatGATTTAAGATATTTGGTTGCACTGCTAACACCTCAGAGATGTCTAAAACATGATAAGGAGTCTCAGTTTTTTAGTTAAGTGTCACAGAAAGGTTTGGAAagcattcattttaatattgatcaatattttatatataggCTCAAATATATGTCATGTGTAATAGATGTCATGCTCTATATTTGATTGTGTTAAATGATGAACCACGTCTAAGATGATGTTTCTGAATATGAGAATCTGAGTTATTAGGTAAAATCTTGAAGTCAAACATAATATCGTAAtagctgtgaaataaatgtagtaTTTTGAATAGAGGTATAAATGGGAAAGTAAGGCACAACTTCCTCCAAATAGCACTCAAGTAGTGAAGGCAAAGCAGCAGTCTGCCTCTTAAAAGACCAAACTCCAGTCTCAGAAGTTAGATTGCATCTTGTGTTTATTGCTGCGCTGAAATATGTAATGATGCTGTTCTCCTGACATCAAACTGAAGCTGAGAGGGAACTGGGAAGAATTAAAGCgtgtatataaatacacacatagataTCACGACTTAGTTGATTAGTTTATTGATTTTATGCAATCATTAGAGGGTTTTGGATTATTAGGAAAACGTCCTGTATGGCACAAGCGTGTAATGAATCCTAGAATAGGCAGTGGTGGATTGTTTTGTACAACTGGGATTGAAATGATCTAATACTTTATCCTATATTATTCTAGTGAGatggagttgttttttttccctagTTTGGTGTAAGTTTGAATACAGGCCCACACTCCAGGATTTCCACCGCAGATGAGCATAATGACTGAAATTACAGTGTCCGACCCTCTGCTCTGCCAAAATCACAAGTTCTGAGTTTCTCTAGAAGGGCGATGTTTGTTGTAATTGTCCCTCGTGTGGGACCACAGGCGGTGTGTGTATAGCCAagcgtgtgtatatgtgtgtgtgtgtgcgtgtgtgtgtgtgtgtgtgtgtgtactctttCTTTACTCTTGAAGGTTCTTACTTTGCgcgtaacaaaaaaaaagaaaaaaaaagaggctcgATCTTGATTGTTTTTGcagaaaaaaagtgtcattttgAGCCacggataaataaataaaataaataaataaaggcaaCGGAACAATAAGATCATTTCGGGAACTTGTGGATCAACTTTTAAGTGCgtgttgcattaaaaaaaaaaaagatttggatAATAAGGTCTGCGGCCTTTCAGCAGCGGGTTTATGAAGTCTCTTTTATATCTGATCCgcctttttttaacctctggcagAAGGGAAGAATTATCATTTGGAAAAAGCGCTGCTGTTAATGAGCCAAAAATGCCTTTCTATGTTTTTGTAAAGCGTATTTTTAAATCGATATTTTGCGGCCTATACTCTCTGGTTTAATCACAAATGACGGAGAGAGGTGAAAAATGACTGTTGAATAAATAATGTtgagtgaaaaaaaatatgatttttaattcaatttacgTTTGAAACAACCCGTTTTTTTCCTGTATAATAATTCAAAAATAGGATCAAGTCAAATAAAAGCAGGAGCAGGCTGAACTATGACGTAAAATGAGTGGTAACTTAATTACTGTAATTTATCTATTAACAACCAGACAATAATATGTCACTTTAGTTTAAGTCGTCAAActtcttttaatgtgtttattttgttatttatcgATTTCTTAGTGGATCTATCAGGTTCGTTTTAATGAACCGACGCTGCAGATGTTTTTATGTCCACATTTGATCACACTTGctgattcatatttaaatggatTAACTGGCTTTTCACTTAACACTCTCTGGAATTGAGGCCTGCAGTAGACATTCTCCGCCAGAAACCCCTGAGAAGAGCCGGGTTCACCGTTGCTGCTGattgtgatttgtgtgacacGGTGAAGCGCAGCAGCCAATGAGCGCGCCGCGTGTGCCAAGTGGAGGCAGAGAATGGTCTCTCCAGACGCACAGTGCGCTCTGAAGGGGAGGAACACACTCGGTGCTCTCCGCTGCCAagagcctctctctctccctctctctctctttctctctctatcttcgcAAAAcccccagaagaaaaaaaacaagcgtCCATCTGGTTCTTCTGGACccgagagaagaaggaaaggatccAGATTCGGAGGATATGAAATCTATTTTTTTCCGGCTTCTTTGACAGgagttcctgttttttttatagagTGCCGTCTTTGGCTGCTTGTCGGCCTGTCATGTGTCTTGTCCGCGTTTGCTGGACTCGATGGTTTTAAACACTTGAGCGTCCCGTTCATGGACCCTTCAGCTGGGATGTAGCAGAGAACAAACCCCACCTTTATACTAGAATACTTATGCTTTCATTAAACAGGAATAAAGTGCCACACATCGACGGTGAACTGGACTGTGTCGGGCTGGTGTTGGTTTAAGGAAACACCTTTCTGAAAGTCTACTGCCTGTTTTTTCACATTGATGGTGAGTTGCCTTATGATGACCCCCGCCCGGAGGTCATAGCTGACCCTTCTTATTTCCCACCACATCACTGCCCCTCACCCCAATGATGACTATGAGCTCTATATCGGACACTTTAGTCCCGCCTGATCCTTCCAAATCGGCGTTTTTGGAATTCGGCGGCCACAGCTACCCCGGACATCCCGGACACCAGCAGCCCTCCCCCGGCTTGTCGCACAACCATTACCCAGTCCACGGTCTGCACGCCGTGGGCCCCTCGCAGCACGACGGGCCCTTTTCCTCCGGTGCATCATCGTACGGTCGCCCGCTGGGATACCCGCCTTACCACAGTCCCGTGAGCGCGCACCACCCCGGTGCGTACCTGCCCTACCAGCACGGGGGTCACAGCGGCGCGCTGGGACACACCAGACTGGAGGATGCGGGTAGGTTTCTGTTATGGAACAGAAAGAATAATTTAGGATATGTTTACACCTTTCTTTCTGCAGTTTGGCCTTTTTACTGATATCACCCTGCTCACTAAATATTTATCATGTGACCCACAATCAGACACTCATCATTTCGGTTATTTTTAAGATTCAGGTTGAGTTAAATTGATGGTGATGAAACTTTATTGATTCTCACTTACAGCAGctcaaaattaaaagaaaaagagtgatggattaataataactataaaaccgcacacactgtacacacctAACCTATAACATATAGCCTACAGATATGATCTACAGTAATAATACACACATGGTGTGTAGCATTGTGCTGAAATGCTCCACTGTTAATTGGATAACTGCACAAAAAGAGAAAACGGTATAAAAATCAATTTACTCAAAATTGAAACATTATGATacgataataaataaattacgatacgataaataaattacaatacattaataattatatagatatattgctTCAGATATATTGAGCTGTGATGTCATAGGCCTAAGTAGTGGGTGATGGTGAGAGGCAACAATAGTATGATAATGAattgaaggaaaagaaaagctctcggTTTAGTGGGCTGCTCAGAACCAGTTTATGAGTTTATTTGGTTTGAACTGGACCCACCCaggataaaaacacatatttccaATTGTGccgttttaaataaaaaacatatttttaagttactttttaaaatgtgactgCCCAGCTCTAAATGAAGCCGAATGTGCCACCACTGAGCGCATTCAATTCAACAAAAACGCACTATATAATTTAAGAATAATGAGTAAATAAATgtggatgtgtgcatgtgtgttatttAAGGAGCATTAGGATGCTTTACTCTGCTGTATTCGgtctaaaaacatgaaaataaaccaCAGTGGAGCGCAATAATTGGATCCACACACAGGTCGCCCGCAGTCATGGTGAGTGTAGTTTGGCCCTGCGGTGTCCCGCAGCGGCTGCGTGCGCTCATCCCGTCATCTCACATATCACATCCCCGCCTGCACTGCTGTCTGTACGGGGCTGGCAGGCCTTTAACCAGAACAATAAcaacattcatatttttgttcAAGATCATTAAAAACTAATTGTTGAATTTAAATTAAAGCTAAATATTTGGCTTGAGTGTAAAAAGTTTAAACTCTGACAATTAACAATCATGTGGTCCATAAACTGGGAAGAGGTGGATAATTTGAACTCAGATCAAGTTAGAAAATACATTCTTTGGTTGTCATGTAACCCTTTTCTCAGTGAGGCCTGTTGGCTGATGACTGTATTCACAgtttacagtaacagtacacaATACAGTCATATTATAGcttatataaaaagtaaaaacagacacCGAAAAACCAATACGAGCATATAAAAAGGTTtgtataaataatttaatgtaatgatGAGGCCATTTTAACAGCAGCATTTCTGAGAGAAGAAAACGTAGAATGAATTTGAcatcaatgaaaaataaaaggagTGATGTTAGATTTATATGATGCTTGGTTACTGGTATCATATGTCTGATAGGGAAGAAGATGCTTAACTGCAGGCTGAAGTGGCTGATTGTCAACCATCATATATGTCACCATAATTGTTAACAGATGTCAAGTCAGAtcatgtaataaaaataataatacgaataataataataataataatccttgATCACATTCTATTAAAGGAATACTTGAGTGCAGGCAAACACGGCTTTGTTTTCCtgtctcactctttctttctttctttctttctttctttctttctttttagtaATATAAACCATCTAGTATTCTTTTTTCCTGGGAATATGCAGACACAGATCACACTCGCTAACCCTAATGTTCAGAGTGGGTTCTTGAAGGCATCACTGAAACACATTTGACATTGTTTTATCAGCTAAGGACTtcatgacttaaaaaaaaaaattctgttgCAGAAAATGATGCATGACTTCTGTCAGCTGTAAATTTTCATATCTGAAGTGATTGTTAACCATATCTTTACACTGTGTTATCTTTCACAAATTTTATATAAGTGTATTTAGATTTATGTTATTGgacattttacaattttttcaAAATGAGTGGAACAGTGTTTGACTTCTCCAGGGTCTATTTACTACAAATATACGCAACATCACTTTATACAGGAGAACGTACTGTACATTGCTATggatgtttcatttttatatattcaacaaaattaatatattattccTTAAGATTAAATTCAGATTGAatcatgaaatatttatttatttggtgtaATAACAGTGGTTTATggtcattttcatattttcttatcTTCATCAAACATTCAAGTTCAGATTGTGGCAAAGGGAAAGGTCACCACGGCAACACTTCTATATTGGGTTTAATTAAGATtagaagtaaagaaaaaatagaattattattaggagtattatttgtattaattgtacatATATAACAGTGAAGTCTGTTGGACGCCAAACAAAATGAGGTAAAGCCAATATCAGCAAACACAACGGGTTCAAACCAAAAATGTGCTAGTTAGAAAATGTAGAATTCTCTGTTGTCTTTAAAGTTTTCTTTATAAAAGTGAcagtcctcttttttttttttttacaagcgtcctttccttctttttctctccttcagcGTTGATGTACTTGGGCGCGTCGGTGCCGTGTCTCCTGACTTCAGGAGCAAGCTCGAGTTATCTGAGCGTCTTGTGGGGCCTCGGCTTGTCCACAGCTGTTCTCTCCTGCCACTGCAGGCTATGAGCTCATGTCATAACAAAGATCAGCGTGGGCGAACATACACTGACTGTTGTATAGCTTTtcatgaaaagagagaagaagagaaaataagagaaaagcCCTCTCAACTGGCTGTGACTTAATAACTGTAAACCAAAGAGAACAAAGAGGTGTTATCTTTTTACCTGTGCTCAGTGTAATACAGTCTTTATGCTCTTTGGTTTATGGCTCATATGTGCTGCATATTTTTGCTTGTGTTCTGAGAAGGCAATGCAACATGTTCTCacagaattaataatgatttcatGTTGCACAATATTACAAGAAGCTCTACCTTTACTAACATGACAAATTtgtattttagtttaatttaaaataaataccacctattttttctgtttttactgttaaatgttggTTAAAACATTTGGTTAATCTAAGGAGATCAATTCATTGTCTTTACCGTAATAAATAGCTGAGCCCATATGTGGCCTGTTTCTACATATTGGACCCCCAAAAAACACCccagcaaaaagcaaaaaacatgaCACTCATTctcaaacacataaatacaaatttCCTGTGAGATCACGCCGAATACGTTTCTGTTTCTTCTTACCACCTTCCATCATGCTTTAATAGAGGCCACGTGTGTCCTGTATAAAAACAGGCCTGCTCCCTTCAATTCTGGCACTTTTTGTGGGATAGAAATGCTCATCAAAAGCAATGTGATCTATGTGAAAAACCTCACATGGTGACTGCAGCATGaggcaacataaaaaatattctaAATGTGTGACAGACATTATGTAGAAAGTTGGGACAGTATTGAGTGTTGGTTAGCTGAGACATTTGTGGCCTTTTTTTGGCAGAACACTCTGGAACGTTAAGGCCAGACTTCTATACCCTCTGTCCTCGTGTTGATGTTTATCTCAGGaaacctctttctctcttcctctcctcttcatccagAGCATGACAAGCCCACGGCGGTCATTGAGAACGGGGAAGTGCGGCTCAACGGAAAGGGGAAGAAGATCAGGAAGCCGCGGACCATCTACTCCAGTCTGCAGCTCCAGGCTCTCAAC encodes:
- the LOC128378981 gene encoding homeobox protein Dlx4a-like — translated: MMTMSSISDTLVPPDPSKSAFLEFGGHSYPGHPGHQQPSPGLSHNHYPVHGLHAVGPSQHDGPFSSGASSYGRPLGYPPYHSPVSAHHPGAYLPYQHGGHSGALGHTRLEDAEHDKPTAVIENGEVRLNGKGKKIRKPRTIYSSLQLQALNQRFQQTQYLALPERADLAAKLGLTQTQVKIWFQNKRSKYKKIMKNGPCGPEGDHLAPPPPSSSSPCSLWDISMAAKGAPVHSGGYMNNFGHWYPGHQQDSMPRTQMM